The Kineothrix sp. MB12-C1 genome includes a window with the following:
- a CDS encoding PEP/pyruvate-binding domain-containing protein — protein MLDNKVSTGISGFDQTIDLLRLGDNVVWQVQSIEEYMQVVRPYIRQAQEDGRRLVYFRFGSHEPLMGEDEPSVLYEMNASEGFESFTTQIYNIIEEEGFRAFYVFDCLSELLEFWYSDLMIGNFFRVTCPFLYQLDTVAYFALIRGVHTHSTIARIRETTQLLLDIYSVGEKICIHPLKVWERYSPTMFFPHLIEGETAICITASADAAALLSDLGISTQPRDYWEIMLEKAQDTLGEDKEKQEEMKRLLIGLIIGKEPRMTELAMRYFKLEDILGIASREIGTGFIGGKSVGMLLGRKILKKDMWNTLEHRWEVHDSYYLGSDIFYTYIVQNGWWKLRVKQKTPEGYFSIAQELRENLLQGKFPDMIREQFFQMLEHYGQSPIIVRSSSLLEDNFGNAFAGKYESIFCANQGSPEERCRAFEQAVRMVYASCMSEDALAYRQSRGLTAQDEQMAIIVQRVSGDHYGDLFFPHIAGVGNSSNLYVWSKDMDPDAGMLRLVFGLGTRAVDRISGDYARIVPLDRPAERPPIDYGDEKKFSQHKADVINLRENCLTEIPLDDLFVYDLKTDKRIFFSVDFSTLSWLQEHGIQKDSAPQILDFKKLLSETEFPELVRTVLSKLEAAYNYPVDIEFTANFNRDGLLKFNLLQCRPLQTKGLGKAVELPQPKPDEIFFSTEGNFMGGNARLMLDYVIYVKPEEYIRLPEQRKHQIARLIGILNQKFKGSSVLLIGPGRWGTSTPSLGVPVHFSELCNMAAICEVSYRQAGLMPELSFGSHFFQDIVETGIFYAAIFDGEPEASFYPERLLCRKNLLGEMLPREGEWEQVIHLARTEGMTLYSDIISQKLLCF, from the coding sequence ATGTTGGACAATAAAGTGAGTACCGGGATTTCCGGTTTCGATCAGACTATCGATTTGTTAAGATTGGGGGATAATGTAGTTTGGCAGGTTCAGTCCATCGAAGAGTATATGCAGGTGGTAAGGCCATATATACGGCAGGCTCAAGAAGATGGGCGTAGGCTTGTTTACTTTCGCTTCGGAAGCCATGAGCCATTGATGGGGGAGGATGAGCCTTCGGTTCTGTATGAAATGAATGCATCGGAGGGTTTTGAAAGCTTTACTACCCAAATATATAATATAATCGAAGAGGAGGGATTTAGGGCTTTTTATGTGTTTGACTGCTTAAGTGAGTTATTGGAATTCTGGTATTCGGATCTGATGATCGGGAACTTTTTTCGCGTCACCTGCCCCTTTCTTTATCAATTAGACACTGTCGCTTATTTTGCCTTAATTCGAGGAGTCCATACCCATAGTACGATTGCGCGTATTAGAGAAACAACGCAGCTTTTATTGGATATTTATAGTGTCGGTGAGAAAATCTGCATCCATCCGCTTAAGGTATGGGAGCGGTATTCTCCCACCATGTTCTTTCCTCATTTGATAGAGGGGGAAACTGCGATTTGTATTACTGCGAGCGCAGATGCGGCCGCTCTTCTTTCTGATCTTGGCATAAGCACTCAACCGAGAGATTATTGGGAAATCATGCTGGAGAAGGCACAGGATACTCTCGGAGAGGATAAAGAGAAGCAGGAGGAGATGAAGAGGCTTTTGATAGGATTGATAATCGGCAAGGAACCCCGGATGACAGAACTTGCTATGCGCTATTTTAAATTGGAGGATATTCTGGGTATCGCATCCCGGGAAATCGGAACCGGATTTATCGGCGGGAAGAGTGTCGGTATGCTGTTGGGGAGGAAAATACTTAAAAAAGATATGTGGAACACTCTGGAGCATCGCTGGGAGGTGCATGATTCTTACTATCTCGGTTCTGATATTTTCTATACTTATATTGTACAGAATGGATGGTGGAAGCTGCGCGTAAAGCAAAAGACCCCGGAAGGCTATTTCTCAATTGCACAGGAACTGCGGGAAAATCTCTTGCAAGGAAAATTCCCGGATATGATAAGAGAGCAATTTTTCCAGATGTTGGAGCATTACGGCCAGTCTCCTATTATTGTCCGTTCGAGCTCATTGCTGGAAGATAATTTCGGCAATGCTTTTGCAGGAAAATATGAAAGTATCTTTTGTGCTAATCAAGGTTCTCCGGAGGAACGTTGTAGAGCATTCGAGCAGGCAGTACGTATGGTATATGCCAGTTGTATGAGTGAAGATGCCCTGGCATACCGTCAAAGCCGCGGGCTGACGGCTCAGGATGAACAGATGGCTATCATTGTACAGAGAGTTTCCGGTGATCACTATGGAGATTTGTTTTTCCCTCATATAGCAGGAGTGGGGAATTCCTCTAACCTGTATGTATGGAGCAAAGATATGGACCCGGATGCCGGCATGCTGCGACTGGTTTTCGGATTGGGTACCCGTGCCGTAGATCGGATTTCCGGCGATTACGCCAGAATTGTGCCCTTGGACCGCCCTGCGGAGAGGCCGCCCATCGACTATGGAGATGAAAAGAAATTCTCTCAGCATAAAGCAGATGTTATCAATCTGCGAGAGAATTGTTTGACAGAAATACCATTGGATGATTTGTTTGTCTATGATTTGAAGACAGATAAAAGAATTTTTTTCAGCGTTGATTTCAGTACGCTTTCCTGGTTGCAGGAGCACGGTATTCAAAAGGACTCCGCTCCTCAAATTCTGGATTTCAAGAAATTGTTGTCGGAAACAGAATTTCCTGAGCTTGTACGTACAGTGTTATCCAAACTGGAAGCGGCCTACAATTATCCTGTAGATATTGAATTCACTGCAAATTTCAACAGGGATGGTCTTCTTAAGTTCAACTTGCTGCAATGCCGGCCGCTGCAGACAAAAGGGCTTGGGAAGGCTGTGGAACTGCCGCAGCCTAAACCGGATGAAATTTTCTTTTCGACGGAAGGGAATTTCATGGGAGGCAATGCAAGACTGATGCTGGATTATGTGATTTATGTAAAACCGGAAGAATATATCAGGCTTCCGGAACAGAGAAAGCATCAGATTGCTCGTCTGATAGGCATACTAAATCAAAAGTTCAAGGGAAGCAGTGTATTATTGATCGGTCCGGGAAGATGGGGAACGTCCACTCCGTCTCTAGGTGTTCCGGTTCACTTCAGTGAGTTGTGCAATATGGCGGCTATCTGTGAAGTGTCATACCGACAGGCGGGTCTTATGCCTGAGTTATCCTTCGGAAGTCACTTTTTTCAAGATATTGTGGAAACAGGTATATTCTATGCGGCGATTTTCGATGGGGAGCCGGAAGCCTCCTTTTATCCGGAGAGACTTCTGTGCCGGAAAAACCTGCTCGGCGAAATGCTGCCCAGAGAAGGAGAGTGGGAACAGGTAATACATCTGGCACGGACGGAAGGGATGACCTTGTATTCCGATATTATAAGCCAGAAACTGTTATGTTTCTAA
- a CDS encoding FtsX-like permease family protein, with the protein MKVFHRDIWRSIRKGWKRFLSILIITALGVGMMTGLYAACLDMYYSADQFFDEQNLFDIRILSTLGLTQEDVDILTRIEGVDAVEGGYIEAVSVDMTDTRKTADMTVLSEVGLNMPQLLSGVMPTKKGEIAVTPNYLEESGKMIGDTLTIEEDMETSTLMNTIYTITGVVLDPKDIRGNDEMGKNLRSTLISDYTFFITKADADNDIFTVVYLVLSETKELNCYSDEYEGKVRGVIDNIESRIKVQREQARYDDVLNEAQTEIAEAEDTMNEKFAEADQKFADAWMDISEGRQELLDAEATLLDEQKDAEGKIAEARDKLEKAKQEIAEAQEKLRIGEEELIEGEAQLRIGEQELAAGEKELVKGEKELEEAEKKLIEGEQELAAGKKTLMKSEQELAAGEKQLIEAEKQLEDGEKQLVQGEAELEVNAQKLAEGKRLLAEEREKALEQFAGVEKEFSKAQSQLDAARIQAESGAAQLKDAFGDEWPVNEWNAFVNAVAALAVTGVDDGTIAAATASENGALIAVIEEINGQTGQTDPAADVVAQAAFGMGKVNGGQQSLDEQKSSFILQKEAALQKIDESEAELIAGEIQLGEMRRMIEAQKEELNVGKSRLTEERSKLEFGKESLAKGWEEWKAGEAELEEGRAKWEAGKIKLSEGWDEWRGGKAELAESWSQWEDGKKELEKGRSELEKGKEEIKEGEAKLNKEEADARIKIKDAWNEIADGKEELEEGEIELIEKEQEYAEEREEAQQELADAYAELNDIDMTKWYVQDRTSLDSYSSLDSDLSSIEGVGRLFPVIFLLVAVLMSLTTMTRMVEEERGLIGTYKALGFGNVDIYRKYLLFAFAACVLGGILGDVFGFIFMPRFVEIILKTLYSLPQYYLRFDILYGVGGAILFMLAIMGATALACHNELKQMPAALLRPKSPRAGTRVWLEHIPVIWNRLKFLNKVTVRNLFRYKKRLFMTIGGIAGCTALIICGFAIKDSVLKLAPSQYNDIYRYDLLAVFEEKDNDDMIRQIASDDNIENYINLRMESVKLLGDEGESSAVQLIVIPDGSSIEDYIHLEKPDGKPILLENNGVLVTQNAARILGLKTDDTASLQNLQLEQNEVTVSGVVKNYLGNNVYMTQKLYESLFGVYEPNSVLAHLSAVCADQPAYAEKLLDHDSVLSAVSVASLLENFGFDLINAVVLLLIVMAGGLAFVVLFTLSNTNISERVRELATIKVLGFYEKEVYQYVNKETLILTVIGILVGLPVGRMVSSLLTTALNMPSIHFAVYIEPVSYLFSVAITFCFAVIVNLITNRSLDRINMVEALKSVE; encoded by the coding sequence ATGAAAGTTTTTCATAGGGATATTTGGCGTTCGATAAGAAAGGGCTGGAAACGTTTTCTATCTATTTTAATTATAACTGCGCTGGGCGTCGGGATGATGACAGGTTTGTATGCAGCTTGCCTCGATATGTATTATTCGGCGGATCAGTTTTTTGATGAACAGAATCTGTTTGACATTAGAATCCTATCCACATTAGGGCTGACGCAAGAAGATGTGGATATTTTAACGCGGATAGAAGGTGTGGACGCCGTTGAAGGAGGATATATAGAAGCTGTTTCCGTCGATATGACCGATACCAGAAAGACAGCGGATATGACTGTATTGAGTGAAGTGGGACTTAATATGCCGCAATTATTGTCGGGTGTGATGCCGACAAAAAAAGGCGAGATTGCCGTGACTCCTAACTATTTGGAGGAAAGCGGGAAAATGATAGGCGATACGTTGACGATAGAAGAGGATATGGAGACATCTACCCTTATGAATACTATATACACCATCACAGGTGTAGTATTAGATCCTAAGGATATCCGGGGAAATGACGAGATGGGAAAGAACCTTCGTTCTACCCTTATCTCTGATTATACATTCTTCATTACGAAAGCAGATGCTGACAACGATATTTTCACGGTAGTATATCTTGTTTTATCCGAAACGAAGGAGCTGAATTGTTACTCCGATGAATATGAAGGGAAAGTGCGGGGGGTAATCGACAATATTGAAAGCCGTATAAAAGTGCAGCGGGAGCAGGCGCGTTACGATGATGTTTTGAACGAGGCGCAAACAGAGATTGCAGAAGCCGAGGATACTATGAATGAAAAGTTTGCCGAGGCCGATCAGAAATTTGCGGATGCATGGATGGACATCAGTGAAGGTAGGCAGGAGTTGCTCGATGCAGAAGCAACGCTTCTTGATGAGCAAAAAGATGCGGAGGGAAAAATAGCCGAGGCCCGCGACAAGCTTGAAAAGGCGAAACAGGAGATAGCAGAAGCACAGGAGAAGCTAAGAATAGGAGAAGAAGAGCTTATAGAGGGGGAAGCACAACTGCGAATAGGTGAGCAGGAATTGGCTGCCGGTGAAAAAGAGCTCGTTAAGGGAGAAAAGGAACTGGAAGAAGCGGAAAAGAAGCTGATTGAGGGTGAGCAGGAGTTAGCAGCCGGTAAAAAAACGCTTATGAAATCCGAGCAAGAGTTGGCTGCCGGTGAAAAACAGCTAATAGAAGCTGAAAAACAACTGGAAGACGGAGAAAAGCAGCTCGTACAAGGTGAAGCAGAGTTGGAGGTGAATGCGCAAAAGCTGGCAGAAGGTAAACGGCTATTGGCAGAAGAACGTGAAAAGGCTTTGGAACAATTTGCAGGTGTGGAGAAAGAGTTCAGCAAGGCGCAGAGCCAACTGGACGCTGCACGTATTCAAGCAGAGTCCGGAGCCGCACAGCTTAAAGATGCTTTTGGTGATGAATGGCCGGTAAATGAATGGAATGCATTCGTGAATGCTGTGGCAGCCTTGGCTGTAACGGGGGTGGACGATGGCACTATTGCAGCAGCCACTGCTTCTGAGAACGGGGCACTGATTGCTGTGATAGAGGAAATAAATGGGCAGACGGGCCAAACGGACCCTGCCGCAGATGTTGTTGCCCAGGCAGCATTTGGAATGGGTAAAGTGAACGGAGGCCAGCAATCGTTGGATGAGCAAAAAAGTAGTTTTATCTTGCAAAAGGAGGCGGCTTTACAAAAAATCGATGAATCGGAAGCAGAATTGATTGCAGGAGAAATACAGTTAGGCGAAATGCGAAGGATGATAGAAGCACAAAAAGAGGAACTGAACGTCGGGAAAAGCAGGCTGACAGAGGAGAGAAGCAAACTGGAATTCGGAAAAGAATCTCTTGCCAAAGGTTGGGAAGAATGGAAAGCGGGCGAGGCAGAGCTAGAGGAAGGAAGAGCAAAATGGGAAGCCGGCAAGATCAAATTGTCCGAAGGCTGGGATGAATGGAGAGGCGGAAAGGCGGAGCTTGCCGAGAGTTGGTCTCAGTGGGAGGATGGAAAAAAGGAACTAGAAAAAGGAAGAAGTGAGTTAGAAAAAGGAAAAGAGGAGATAAAAGAAGGGGAAGCGAAGTTAAATAAGGAAGAAGCGGATGCCAGAATAAAGATTAAGGATGCCTGGAATGAAATTGCAGATGGGAAAGAAGAACTAGAGGAAGGTGAGATAGAATTAATCGAAAAAGAGCAGGAGTATGCGGAGGAACGAGAGGAAGCGCAGCAAGAACTTGCCGATGCATATGCTGAGCTGAATGATATCGATATGACGAAATGGTATGTACAGGATCGTACTTCTTTGGATAGTTATTCCAGTCTCGATAGTGATTTGTCCTCTATTGAAGGTGTGGGCAGGCTTTTCCCTGTTATCTTTTTACTCGTTGCAGTACTTATGAGTCTGACTACGATGACTAGAATGGTGGAAGAGGAGCGCGGATTGATCGGTACCTATAAGGCGTTAGGCTTTGGAAATGTGGATATCTATCGGAAATATCTTTTATTCGCTTTTGCGGCTTGTGTGCTTGGCGGTATTTTGGGCGATGTGTTTGGCTTTATCTTTATGCCTCGTTTTGTGGAGATTATTCTAAAGACACTTTACAGTTTACCGCAATACTATCTACGCTTTGATATTTTATATGGGGTAGGAGGAGCCATCTTATTTATGCTTGCGATTATGGGGGCAACGGCTCTTGCTTGTCATAATGAGCTGAAACAAATGCCGGCGGCTCTCTTACGCCCGAAATCGCCCAGAGCGGGAACCCGTGTATGGCTGGAGCATATTCCGGTTATCTGGAATCGCTTGAAGTTCTTAAATAAAGTGACCGTTCGTAATTTATTTCGTTATAAGAAACGCTTGTTTATGACGATAGGGGGAATTGCCGGCTGCACTGCTTTGATTATCTGCGGCTTCGCCATTAAGGATTCGGTTCTTAAATTGGCACCGAGCCAATATAACGATATCTATCGGTATGATTTGCTGGCTGTCTTTGAAGAAAAGGACAACGACGATATGATACGGCAAATAGCAAGCGATGATAATATTGAGAATTATATCAATCTGAGGATGGAAAGTGTGAAACTGCTGGGCGACGAAGGGGAATCCAGTGCTGTGCAGCTAATAGTGATTCCGGACGGAAGCTCTATAGAGGATTATATTCATCTTGAGAAGCCGGATGGTAAGCCTATTCTATTAGAGAATAACGGTGTTCTTGTGACGCAAAATGCAGCCCGGATTTTAGGACTCAAAACCGATGATACTGCTTCCTTGCAGAATTTGCAGCTAGAACAGAATGAGGTAACAGTAAGTGGAGTTGTAAAGAACTATTTAGGTAATAACGTATATATGACGCAAAAGTTATATGAATCATTGTTTGGCGTATATGAACCGAACAGCGTGCTGGCACATCTATCCGCAGTCTGTGCGGATCAGCCTGCATATGCCGAAAAGCTGCTCGATCATGACTCGGTACTTTCCGCAGTCAGCGTAGCTTCCCTGTTGGAGAACTTCGGATTCGATTTAATTAACGCGGTAGTTTTACTGCTTATTGTTATGGCAGGAGGTCTTGCATTTGTAGTTCTTTTTACTTTGTCGAATACGAATATCTCGGAACGTGTCAGGGAATTGGCAACCATTAAGGTACTGGGATTCTATGAGAAAGAGGTATATCAGTATGTAAATAAAGAAACACTGATCCTTACCGTAATTGGTATTCTTGTCGGTTTACCGGTGGGACGCATGGTAAGTAGTTTACTTACTACCGCCCTCAATATGCCATCCATCCATTTTGCAGTGTATATAGAGCCGGTCAGTTACTTATTCTCAGTAGCGATTACGTTCTGTTTTGCGGTAATTGTTAATTTGATTACTAACCGTTCCCTTGACCGCATTAATATGGTAGAAGCGCTTAAGAGCGTGGAGTGA
- a CDS encoding ABC transporter ATP-binding protein, protein MAYIEFNHIVKEYTSDGISIKALDDASFSVQKGELAVILGASGAGKTTALNILGGMDTVTSGDVIVDGEYISQYNDKQLVGYRRTDIGFVFQFYNLVPNLTALENVELAAQICQDSFGASEILDKVGLAERKSNFPAQLSGGEQQRVSIARAMAKNPKLLLCDEPTGALDYNTGKQILQLLQDTCRKDNITVLIITHNAAIAPMADRVIHFKSGKVVKVEQNEKPMPIAQIEW, encoded by the coding sequence ATGGCTTATATTGAATTTAATCATATTGTGAAAGAATATACTTCCGATGGAATATCTATCAAAGCGCTGGATGATGCGAGTTTTTCGGTACAAAAAGGCGAGTTGGCCGTTATTTTAGGAGCTTCCGGAGCCGGCAAGACGACGGCGCTGAATATATTAGGCGGTATGGATACGGTTACATCCGGCGATGTTATTGTGGACGGAGAATATATTTCCCAATATAACGACAAGCAATTGGTGGGCTATCGCCGCACTGATATTGGCTTTGTATTCCAATTTTATAATCTGGTTCCGAATTTAACCGCCCTGGAAAATGTGGAATTGGCGGCACAAATTTGTCAGGACTCCTTCGGTGCATCGGAAATCCTCGATAAGGTAGGACTTGCGGAGCGTAAAAGCAATTTTCCGGCACAGCTTTCCGGCGGGGAGCAGCAGAGGGTATCCATCGCACGTGCAATGGCGAAGAATCCCAAGCTTCTATTGTGTGATGAGCCTACAGGAGCGCTGGACTATAATACAGGAAAGCAGATACTGCAACTTCTGCAGGATACTTGCCGCAAGGATAATATCACCGTACTAATTATTACTCACAACGCCGCGATTGCCCCTATGGCAGACCGGGTCATTCACTTTAAAAGCGGTAAAGTTGTAAAGGTGGAACAAAATGAGAAGCCTATGCCTATCGCGCAGATTGAGTGGTGA
- a CDS encoding TetR/AcrR family transcriptional regulator: MKENRKTRYTRMVLQDSLIELMKEKRISKITIKELCDKADINRSTFYAHYTDQYDLLRKIEDDVLLWLKEAIITVMEKTDKSGTIEVLEKICQYLVENSRHLQVLMSEQGDIDFQKELFTLIYQQCGMSSSTFMKNGFGMSEDSFIFVVNGSVGLIRHWLKNGFTKSAKEMAEVIYDMAFPVR; this comes from the coding sequence ATGAAGGAAAATAGAAAAACACGATATACCAGAATGGTGTTACAAGACAGTCTGATTGAATTAATGAAGGAAAAACGGATATCCAAAATAACGATTAAAGAACTGTGCGACAAGGCGGATATCAATCGATCCACCTTTTACGCACATTATACCGATCAATATGACCTCCTCCGTAAAATTGAAGACGATGTCCTTCTATGGCTGAAGGAGGCCATTATCACCGTAATGGAGAAAACAGACAAGTCGGGAACCATTGAAGTTTTAGAAAAAATCTGTCAATATCTTGTAGAGAACAGCCGGCATCTTCAAGTTCTGATGAGCGAACAGGGAGATATCGACTTTCAAAAGGAGCTGTTTACGCTCATCTATCAGCAATGCGGCATGTCATCCTCCACTTTCATGAAGAATGGCTTTGGAATGAGCGAAGATAGCTTTATATTTGTTGTAAACGGAAGCGTAGGACTCATCCGTCATTGGTTAAAAAACGGATTCACTAAATCAGCAAAAGAAATGGCCGAAGTCATATACGATATGGCGTTCCCGGTCCGATAG
- a CDS encoding glutathione peroxidase, protein MGIYDYVVKDKQGEDVSLSRYKGKVLLIVNTATGCGFTPQYNGLQTLYEKYKEQGLEVLDFPCNQFANQAPGSDAQISDFCSLRYHITFDQFSKICVNGEKEDPLYTYLKSQKGGVMGKNIKWNFTKFLVNKEGHIVARYGSAKAPEDMESEIVRLLEE, encoded by the coding sequence ATGGGAATTTATGATTATGTAGTAAAGGACAAGCAAGGGGAAGATGTGTCATTATCTCGGTATAAGGGGAAGGTTCTGCTCATTGTGAATACCGCGACCGGCTGTGGTTTTACGCCGCAATACAATGGATTACAGACTTTGTATGAGAAGTATAAGGAACAGGGATTGGAAGTTCTGGATTTCCCTTGTAATCAATTTGCTAATCAGGCACCCGGCAGCGATGCCCAAATAAGCGATTTTTGCAGTCTGAGATATCATATTACATTTGATCAATTCTCGAAGATTTGTGTCAATGGTGAAAAGGAAGATCCTTTGTATACTTACTTGAAATCTCAAAAAGGAGGAGTTATGGGAAAAAATATTAAGTGGAATTTCACCAAATTCCTCGTAAATAAAGAAGGTCATATAGTGGCTCGTTACGGATCTGCCAAAGCGCCGGAAGATATGGAGAGCGAAATTGTGAGGCTCTTAGAAGAATAA